A genomic stretch from Setaria italica strain Yugu1 chromosome VII, Setaria_italica_v2.0, whole genome shotgun sequence includes:
- the LOC101774932 gene encoding hsp70-Hsp90 organizing protein, translating to MADEAKAKGNAAFSAGRFDEAARHFGDAIALAPDNHVLYSNRSAAYASLGRYSEALADAERTVALRPDWAKGYSRLGAARLGLGDAPGAVEAYEKGLALDPSNEALKSGLAQARQAASAARRPGGSGADALGKVFQGPELWSKIAADPTTRGYLDQPDFVQMLREVQRNPSSLNTYLSDQRMVQVLTLMLNINIQHKSNGASEPASAQSAPQTPKQQPEAKAREPEPEPEPEPMEVTEEEKERKERKAAAQKEKEAGNAAYKKKDFDTAIQHYTKAMELDDEDISYITNRAAVYLEMGKYDECIKDCDKAVERGRELHADFKMISRALTRKGTALAKLAKSSKDYDVAIETFQKALTEHRNPDTLKKLNEAERAKKELEQQEYYDPKIADEEREKGNEFFKQQKYPEAVKHYTEALRRNPKDPRVYSNRAACYTKLGALPEGLKDAEKCIELDPTFSKGYTRKGAIQFFMKEYDKALETYQAGLKHDPKNQELLDGVRRCVEQINKASRGELSEEELKERQNKAMQDPEIQNILTDPIMRQVLTDLQENPRAAQAHLKNPGVMQKIQKLVSAGIVQMK from the exons atggccGACGAGGCGAAGGCGAAGGGCAACGCGGCGTTCTCGGCCGGCCGCTTCGATGAGGCGGCCCGGCATTTCGGCGACGCCATCGCGCTCGCGCCCGACAACCACGTCCTCTACTCCAACCGCTCGGCGGCGTACGCGTCGCTCGGGCGCTACTCCGAGGCGCTCGCGGACGCCGAGCGGACCGTCGCGCTGAGGCCCGACTGGGCGAAGGGTTACTCCCGCCTCGGCGCCGCGCGCCTGGGGCTCGGCGACGCGCCCGGGGCCGTCGAGGCGTACGAGAAGGGGCTCGCGCTCGACCCGTCCAACGAGGCCCTGAAGTCCGGCCTCGCCCAGGCGCGCCaggccgcgtcggcggcgcgccgccccgGGGGCTCCGGCGCGGACGCCTTGGGCAAGGTGTTCCAGGGCCCCGAGCTCTGGAGCAAGATCGCCGCCGACCCCACCACGCGCGGCTACCTCGACCAGCCGGACTTCGTGCAGATGCTGCGGGAGGTGCAGCGGAACCCCAGCAGCCTGAACACCTACCTCTCTGACCAGCGCATGGTCCAGGTGCTCACCCTCATGCTGAACATCAACATCCAGCACAAGAGCAATGGGGCGTCTGAGCCGGCGTCAGCGCAATCGGCCCCTCAGACGCCAAAGCAGCAGCCGGAGGCGAAGGCaagggagccggagccggaaccTGAGCCCGAGCCGATGGAGGTgacagaggaggagaaggagcggaaggagaggaaggcggcggcgcagaaggagaaggaagcGGGCAACGCCGCTTACAAGAAGAAGGATTTCGATACGGCGATCCAGCACTACACAAAGGCCATGGAGCTTGACGACGAGGACATCTCCTACATCACCAATCGTGCTGCTGTTTATCTTGAGATGGGAAAG TATGACGAGTGCATTAAGGATTGTGATAAGGCTGTTGAGAGGGGAAGGGAACTACATGCTGATTTCAAGATGATCTCGAGGGCACTGACCCGAAAAGGGACTGCTCTTGCCAAACTTGCCAAGTCATCCAAAGACTATGATGTTGCCATTGAGACTTTTCAGAAGGCGTTAACTGAGCACCGAAACCCAGATACCCTGAAGAAACTGAACGAGGCTGAACGAGCAAAGAAAGAGCTGGAGCAACAGGAGTACTATGATCCAAAAATTGCTGATGAGGAGCGAGAGAAAG GTAATGAGTTCTTCAAGCAGCAGAAATATCCAGAAGCAGTGAAGCATTACACTGAAGCACTCAGAAGAAACCCAAAGGACCCAAGG GTATACAGCAACAGGGCTGCTTGTTACACCAAGCTCGGAGCCCTACCTGAAGGTCTAAAAGATGCTGAGAAGTGCATAGAGCTAGATCCTACATTCTCCAAGGGATACACAAGGAAAGGTGCGATCCAATTCTTCATGAAGGAATATGACAAAGCACTGGAAACTTACCAAGCCGGCCTAAAGCATGATCCGAAGAACCAGGAATTGCTTGATGGTGTAAGGAG GTGTGTTGAACAGATCAACAAGGCAAGCAGAGGCGAACTCAGTGAGGAGGAACTGAAAGAGAGACAG AACAAAGCTATGCAAGACCCTGAAATCCAGAACATCCTGACTGATCCAATCATGCGACAG GTGTTGACCGATTTGCAGGAGAACCCAAGGGCTGCCCAGGCGCACCTCAAGAACCCCGGAGTGATGCAaaagatccagaagctcgttaGCGCAGGGATAGTTCAGATGAAATAG
- the LOC101775745 gene encoding vacuolar iron transporter homolog 2 produces MDPQLSSHVHATAAAGGKNAGGGVLPPAAVVILDVEANAAAAAPADPSDGGDGGVDYMARAQWLRAAVLGANDGLVSVASLMIGVGAVNASRKAMLVSGMAGLVAGACSMAIGEFVSVYAQYDIEVSQLKRDGTDGDEDARDGLPSPTQAALASALAFAFGAILPLLSGGFVALWWARLIAVAAASTVGLAAFGAAGAYLGGSSMVKSGLRVLLGGWFAMLVSFGVLRLFGAAFHMDVSSV; encoded by the coding sequence ATGGACCCTCAGCTCAGCTCCCACGTCcacgccaccgcggcggcgggtggcaaGAATGCGGGAGGCGGCGTGCTTCCACCGGCGGCGGTCGTCATCCTCGACGTCGAGGCtaacgcggccgcggcggcgccggccgatcCGAGcgacggcggggacggcggcgtcgaCTACATGGCCCGCGCGCAGTGGCTCCGCGCGGCGGTCCTCGGCGCCAACGACGGCCTCGTCTCCGTGGCCTCCCTCATGATCGGCGTCGGCGCCGTGAACGCGTCGCGCAAGGCCATGCTCGTGTCCGGCATGGCGGGGCTCGTGGCCGGCGCATGCAGCATGGCCATCGGCGAGTTCGTGTCCGTGTACGCGCAGTACGACATCGAGGTCTCGCAGCTCAAGCGCGACGGcaccgacggcgacgaggacgccAGGGATGGCCTGCCGAGCCCGACGCAGGCCGCGCTCGCGTCCGCGCTGGCGTTCGCGTTCGGCGCCATCCTGCCGCTGCTCTCCGGCGGGTTCGTGGCGCTGTGGTGGGCCAGGCTCatcgcggtggccgccgccagCACCGTCGGCCTGGCCGCGttcggcgcggcgggcgcgtaCCTGGGTGGCTCGAGCATGGTGAAGTCAGGGCTGAGGGTGCTCCTGGGCGGGTGGTTCGCCATGCTCGTCAGCTTCGGCGTTCTCCGGCTGTTCGGGGCGGCGTTCCACATGGACGTCTCCTCGGTGTGA
- the LOC101774543 gene encoding elongation factor G-2, chloroplastic, with translation MAAEAPVRAPAAAARSARRLAAAAVSASSASRLLLGHRPFLAPRFAAGRAAVAGPAAGLRPRPRKPRLSVVAMAGSDRQVPLEDYRNIGIMAHIDAGKTTTTERILYYTGRNYKIGEVHEGTATMDWMEQEQERGITITSAATTAFWNKHRINIIDTPGHVDFTLEVERALRVLDGAICLFDSVAGVEPQSETVWRQADKYGVPRICFVNKMDRLGANFFRTRDMIVANLGAKPLVIQLPIGSEDSFQGVVDLVRMKAIVWTGEELGAKFEYQDIPANLQEMAEDYRVQMLETIIELDDEVMEKYLEGIEPDEETVKKLIRKGTISASFVPVLCGSAFKNKGVQPLLDAVVDYLPSPLDLPAMKGTDPDDPELVLERNPSDDEPFSGLAFKIMTDPFVGSLTFVRIYSGKLVAGSYVLNANKDKKERIGRLLEMHANSKEDITVAVTGDIVALAGLKDTITGETLCEPDKPVVLERMEFPDPVIKVAIEPKTKADADKMATGLIKLAQEDPSFHFSRDEETNQTVIEGMGELHLDIIVDRLKREFRVEANVGAPQVNYRESISKVAEVQYVHKKQSGGSGQFADIIVRFEPLEAGSGYEFKSEIKGGSVPKEYVPGVMKGLEESLPNGVLAGYPVVDFRAVLVDGSYHDVDSSVLAFQIAARGAFREGMRKAGPRLLEPIMRVEVVTPEDHLGDVIGDLNSRRGQVNSFGDKPGGLKVVDAFVPLAEMFQYVSTLRGMTKGRASYTMQLAKFDVVPQHIQNQLSAAKTEEAAA, from the exons ATGGCAGCCGAGGCGCCCGTGCGagcccccgccgcggcggcgcggtccgCGCGccggctggccgccgccgccgtctccgcctcgtccgcctcgcgcctcctcctcggccaccGCCCCTTCCTCGCGCCGCGCTTCGCAGCCGGGCGCGCCGCTGTGGCCGGCCCCGCAGCCGGactccgcccgcgcccgcgcaaGCCGCGGCTCTCGGTCGTCGCCATGGCCGGCAGTG ATCGCCAAGTGCCCTTGGAGGATTATCGCAATATCGGTATTATGGCCCATATAGATGCAGGAAAGACGACAACTACAGAACGCATTCTGTATTACACTGGAAGAAACTACAAGATTGGCGAGGTTCATGAGGGAACAGCTACGATGGATTGGATGGAACAAGAACAGGAGAGAGGAATAACCATTACATCTGCAGCAACCACGGCCTTCTGGAACAAACACAGGATCAACATTATTGATACTCCTGGGCATGTCGACTTCACTCTTGAGGTTGAACGTGCTCTCAGGGTGTTGGATGGTGCAATATGTCTCTTTGACAGCGTTGCTGGGGTAGAACCACAATCTGAAACTGTGTGGCGCCAAGCAGATAAATATGGGGTTCCAAGAATATGTTTTGTGAACAAAATGGATCGCCTTGGAGCTAACTTCTTTAGAACTAGAGACATGATAGTTGCAAACTTGGGTGCCAAACCTCTGGTGATTCAGTTGCCTATTGGTTCAGAGGACAGTTTCCAAGGAGTTGTTGATCTAGTCAGGATGAAAGCTATTGTATGGACAGGGGAGGAGCTGGGTGCGAAATTTGAATATCAAGACATACCTGCTAATCTCCAAGAGATGGCTGAAGACTATCGTGTTCAGATGTTGGAAACTATTATTGAATTGGATGATGAAGTTATGGAGAAATATCTTGAAGGAATTGAACCAGATGAGGAAACTGTTAAGAAACTAATCAGAAAGGGAACGATTTCTGCCAGCTTTGTCCCAGTTTTATGTGGTTCAGCCTTCAAAAACAAGGGTGTCCAACCATTGCTTGATGCTGTTGTGGATTACTTGCCATCTCCACTTGATCTACCTGCAATGAAGGGTACTGACCCAGACGACCCTGAACTGGTCCTTGAAAGGAACCCAAGTGATGATGAACCATTTTCTGGCTTAGCTTTCAAGATCATGACTGATCCATTTGTGGGGTCACTAACATTTGTTCGCATATACTCCGGGAAGCTGGTAGCTGGTTCATATGTTCTGAATGCAAACaaagataaaaaggaaagaATTGGAAGGCTTCTAGAAATGCATGCAAACAGTAAGGAAGATATAACAGTTGCTGTGACTGGGGACATAGTAGCGCTTGCTGGCCTGAAAGACACAATTACTGGTGAAACACTATGTGAACCAGATAAGCCTGTAGTGCTTGAACGTATGGAATTTCCTGATCCTGTCATTAAGGTTGCTATTGAACCCAAGACTAAAGCTGATGCTGACAAAATGGCTACTGGGTTAATCAAGCTTGCTCAAGAAGACCCATCATTCCACTTCTCTAGAGATGAGGAAACCAACCAAACTGTTATTGAAGGAATGGGAGAATTACATCTTGATATCATTGTAGACAGACTAAAGAGAGAGTTCAGG GTTGAAGCAAACGTTGGAGCTCCACAAGTCAACTACCGTGAAAGTATTTCCAAAGTCGCAGAAGTACAATACGTCCACAAAAAGCAGTCTGGTGGATCTGGGCAGTTTGCAGACATTATTGTGCGCTTTGAACCTTTGGAAGCTGGAAGTGGGTACGAATTCAAGAGTGAAATCAAGGGAGGGTCAGTGCCCAAAGAATATGTACCAGGAGTTATGAAGGGATTGGAAGAAAGCTTACCCAACGGTGTCCTTGCCGGTTACCCAGTTGTGGACTTCCGAGCAGTGCTGGTTGATGGCTCGTACCATGATGTTGATTCAAGTGTCTTAGCATTCCAAATTGCAGCCAGAGGCGCTTTCCGTGAAGGAATGAGGAAAGCTGGTCCAAGACTTCTGGAGCCTATAATGAGAGTTGAAGTGGTAACTCCTGAAGACCATCTGGGCGATGTTATTGGTGATTTGAACTCTAGAAGAGGTCAAGTTAACAGCTTCGGGGATAAGCCTGGTGGACTCAAG GTGGTTGATGCGTTCGTGCCACTTGCCGAGATGTTCCAGTACGTCAGCACCCTCCGGGGGATGACAAAGGGGCGTGCATCCTACACGATGCAGCTTGCCAAGTTCGACGTCGTCCCGCAGCACATCCAGAACCAGCTCTCCGCGGCGAAAACAGAGGAAGCTGCTGCTTAA
- the LOC101775336 gene encoding uncharacterized protein LOC101775336, which produces MQRWTRNGMLNFSQPSASSPFGFYDTGQGASSSPGRSHGCRGQDKEQRNLEKNLSKVRKEWMKVKEEMGYARLLSEHLSETVTEVDRKVAAMLEELDRTDKYMHDVLSSSSSSSQHK; this is translated from the coding sequence ATGCAGCGGTGGACTCGCAACGGGATGCTCAACTTCTCGCAGCCGTCGGCGTCGTCCCCGTTCGGCTTCTACGACACCGGCCAAGGAGCGTCGAGCAGCCCCGGGCGATCGCACGGCTGCCGGGGCCAGGACAAGGAGCAGCGCAACCTGGAGAAGAACCTGAGCAAGGTGCGCAAGGAGTGGATGAAGGTGAAGGAGGAGATGGGGTACGCGCGGCTGCTGAGCGAGCACCTCAGCGAGACGGTGACGGAGGTCGACCGGAAGGTGGCCGCCATGCTGGAGGAGCTCGACCGGACGGACAAGTACATGCACGACGTActgtcgtcgtcatcgtcatcgtcccAGCATAAGTGA